Proteins encoded by one window of Chitinispirillum alkaliphilum:
- a CDS encoding flavodoxin produces the protein MKIGIVIHTQSGHTLNFAKIIEKKLTQHGHEVDIKGLRTKGAVKPRSRKFDLIKIPEIDEYDVLLFGGPVWAFTASPVVLKYLGSLETLKGKKALCFVTMGLPFPSLGGKQAIKAMEEDLALSGAEILPGEIVWYFFSGDEEKMKAAATRINDAIGEP, from the coding sequence ATGAAAATTGGAATTGTTATTCACACTCAGTCTGGGCATACCTTGAATTTTGCCAAAATCATCGAGAAAAAACTCACACAGCATGGACATGAAGTGGACATTAAGGGTTTACGCACAAAAGGAGCTGTCAAACCCCGCTCGCGTAAATTTGACCTGATCAAAATTCCTGAAATCGATGAGTATGATGTGCTTCTTTTTGGCGGACCGGTTTGGGCATTCACAGCTTCTCCTGTTGTTTTGAAATATCTCGGCAGTTTAGAAACCCTCAAAGGGAAAAAGGCATTATGCTTTGTTACTATGGGTCTGCCCTTTCCCTCTCTTGGCGGTAAACAGGCAATAAAAGCAATGGAAGAGGATTTGGCACTATCAGGGGCAGAAATTCTACCAGGAGAAATCGTATGGTATTTTTTCAGTGGGGATGAGGAGAAGATGAAAGCAGCAGCCACGAGAATAAACGATGCAATAGGAGAACCGTAA
- a CDS encoding putative ATPase (putative ATPase related to phosphate starvation-inducible protein PhoH), producing MKKNYILDTTVLLYDAQAMFKFGQNNVIVPITVIEEIDRFKKEVTEIGTSARQTSRILDEMRKGAKLSNGVELKNGGRLFVKIGAGSMLRKLPEELRDRSKNSMTLAIALGVKESTDIPTIFVSKDINLRVKADALGLDVEDYETDKVDIEDLYSGVKNVTVNSAVLSRFREQGYCKIDEEFFPNQYVSLFSDTDPQISFPGRFSREKQGIVRVMPENQEGPWRITPRNREQAFAMDALLNDEIQLVTLVGKAGTGKTLLAVAASLFKTVDENIYSRILVSRPTLPMGKDIGFLPGTVEEKLTPWMYPIIDNVELIMRKESRTQSRSRGFKELMEMGILIIEPLTYIRGRSIHNQYLIIDEAQNLTPHEIKTIITRVGDGTKIVVTGDPYQIDNPYIDSSSNGLTYVVEKFRKQEIAAHVTFTKGERSKLSELAANLL from the coding sequence ATGAAAAAAAATTATATACTGGATACAACTGTCTTACTCTACGATGCGCAGGCGATGTTTAAATTCGGGCAAAACAATGTAATTGTGCCTATTACTGTTATCGAAGAAATTGACCGGTTTAAAAAAGAGGTCACCGAAATCGGCACCAGCGCCCGTCAGACTTCAAGAATCCTCGATGAGATGAGAAAAGGGGCAAAGCTCTCAAATGGTGTGGAGTTAAAAAACGGAGGCAGACTCTTTGTGAAAATCGGTGCAGGCAGTATGCTAAGAAAACTGCCCGAAGAACTCCGTGACAGAAGCAAGAACAGTATGACCCTGGCGATCGCGCTCGGTGTAAAGGAGTCAACCGATATCCCCACTATCTTTGTCTCAAAAGATATCAATCTTAGGGTCAAAGCCGATGCTCTTGGGTTGGATGTTGAAGATTACGAAACAGATAAGGTCGATATAGAGGACCTCTATTCCGGTGTAAAAAATGTCACCGTTAACTCTGCAGTACTATCCAGATTCAGGGAGCAGGGATACTGCAAAATTGATGAGGAGTTTTTTCCAAATCAGTATGTATCACTTTTTTCAGATACCGATCCTCAGATAAGCTTCCCGGGACGTTTCAGCAGGGAGAAGCAGGGGATTGTACGGGTTATGCCGGAAAATCAGGAGGGCCCCTGGCGGATTACGCCCAGAAACAGAGAACAGGCATTTGCAATGGATGCTCTTCTCAATGATGAAATACAGCTGGTCACTCTTGTCGGGAAGGCCGGCACGGGGAAAACTCTTCTGGCTGTTGCTGCAAGTCTGTTTAAAACTGTGGATGAAAATATTTACAGCCGGATTCTTGTCTCAAGACCTACGCTTCCCATGGGTAAGGATATTGGATTTCTTCCCGGAACGGTGGAAGAAAAACTCACGCCATGGATGTACCCCATAATTGACAACGTCGAACTGATTATGAGAAAAGAGAGCCGGACCCAGTCCCGGTCCAGAGGGTTTAAAGAATTGATGGAGATGGGAATTCTTATTATTGAGCCACTTACCTATATAAGAGGGCGTTCCATTCACAATCAATACCTCATAATCGATGAAGCACAAAACCTTACTCCTCACGAAATTAAAACCATCATTACCAGGGTAGGGGATGGAACCAAAATTGTAGTCACCGGTGATCCATACCAGATAGACAACCCCTACATCGACTCTTCAAGTAATGGTCTTACCTACGTGGTGGAAAAATTCAGAAAACAGGAGATTGCAGCACACGTGACCTTTACCAAAGGGGAAAGGTCAAAGCTCTCTGAGCTTGCTGCCAACCTGCTGTAA
- a CDS encoding Citrate synthase, whose translation MNGTVRKESQFERQYLSKLCEIASGQNCIDPEMYCKYNVKRGLRNEDGTGVLVGLTHIGDVHGYIIDEGEKTPVEGRLRYRGINIKDIINGCRAEKRFGFSEVAYLLLFGELPQKDQLDKFREMLDSHRELPAGFTENMILKAPSSDIMNKLARSVLACYSYDEYPDDLSLKNNLRQCIELIARFPTLVAYAYQAKCHYFNKKSLVIHNPLEGLSTAENFLHMIRPDSKYTQIEAETLDFALMLHAEHGGGNNSAFALHVVSSADTDIYSAMAAAVGALKGGKHGGANIKVSEMMECVKNGVRDWKDDEEIASFLAKILKREEFDRKGLIYGMGHAIYTLSDPRAVVLKEKASELALEKGRTDEFELHEAVERVTPSVFSKYKGNGKVICANVDFYSGMVYQMLNIPQELYCPIFAISRIAGWSAHRIEELLSGGRIIRPAYKSVSEKRKYAPLNDR comes from the coding sequence ATGAATGGTACAGTGCGCAAGGAATCACAGTTCGAAAGGCAGTATCTCAGTAAACTTTGTGAAATAGCATCGGGACAAAATTGTATCGATCCGGAGATGTATTGCAAGTACAACGTGAAGAGAGGCTTGCGCAATGAGGACGGCACCGGTGTGCTGGTTGGCCTGACGCATATAGGGGATGTGCACGGGTATATCATCGATGAGGGGGAGAAAACTCCTGTAGAGGGACGCTTACGATACAGGGGAATAAATATAAAAGACATAATTAATGGCTGCAGGGCAGAAAAAAGGTTTGGTTTCAGTGAAGTAGCCTACCTTCTTCTGTTTGGAGAACTTCCTCAGAAAGATCAGTTGGATAAGTTCAGGGAGATGCTTGACAGTCATAGGGAACTGCCTGCTGGTTTCACTGAAAACATGATCCTGAAAGCCCCAAGTTCTGATATTATGAATAAACTTGCGCGGTCTGTTCTTGCATGCTACTCCTATGATGAATATCCCGATGATCTCTCGCTTAAAAACAACCTTCGTCAGTGTATCGAGCTGATTGCCAGGTTTCCTACCCTGGTGGCCTATGCCTATCAGGCAAAGTGCCATTACTTCAACAAGAAAAGCCTGGTGATACACAATCCCCTTGAGGGATTAAGTACTGCGGAGAATTTCCTCCACATGATTCGTCCCGATTCAAAATATACCCAAATTGAAGCAGAAACGCTTGATTTCGCTCTCATGCTTCATGCTGAGCATGGTGGTGGTAATAACTCCGCTTTTGCACTTCATGTGGTTTCCTCGGCTGATACCGATATCTACTCTGCTATGGCCGCTGCTGTGGGGGCCCTGAAAGGCGGAAAGCACGGTGGGGCAAACATAAAAGTTTCAGAAATGATGGAGTGTGTGAAAAATGGGGTCAGGGATTGGAAAGATGATGAAGAAATCGCTTCATTTCTGGCAAAAATATTAAAACGGGAAGAATTTGACCGTAAAGGGCTTATTTATGGAATGGGGCATGCCATTTATACCCTTAGTGATCCGCGGGCGGTAGTATTGAAGGAAAAGGCTTCCGAGCTGGCGTTGGAAAAGGGAAGAACCGACGAATTTGAGCTTCATGAAGCTGTTGAGAGGGTAACTCCTTCTGTCTTTTCAAAATATAAGGGTAACGGGAAGGTAATCTGTGCCAATGTAGACTTTTACTCCGGTATGGTTTACCAGATGTTGAATATCCCACAGGAACTCTATTGCCCCATATTTGCAATCTCCAGAATTGCAGGCTGGTCGGCTCATCGCATTGAGGAGCTTCTAAGTGGAGGAAGAATAATTCGCCCCGCTTATAAAAGTGTCTCTGAGAAAAGAAAATATGCACCCCTCAATGACAGATGA
- a CDS encoding Sensory box histidine kinase, with product MQNNLNQQIFAEKIKHIYTLVPVGLIATLVNGTIVTALVYTISPEPIVLVWFAVLLIAVALRSLFTYLGVRSIEKQEHIMLCATVLSAGFALSGVIWGSAAFFMLLHRSSPLTLFVAFLVGGMAAGAAATYSALRPTYYAFILPAVIPHIILFLFSGTHAFMIIAGILLYFIVLVSISAESNRKIIDNALRLRFEKEKLARLVSDERNRINRSNKALKYEIKKRKNAEKKLKQSYKELEYKVAQRTEELSKSNKRLEELNRELTYFSHSVSHDLRSPLFSINGFSKALGEELEGKMDDTAKYYLSLIQKAVKRMGELIEDLLMFSKASQSEIQKSEVNLSEIALDIIKNLQNQDLKRRIRFVSNPQIISRCDPKLIRIVLENLLSNAWKFTGKTENPQIQFDMLIKDNTTVYYIRDNGAGFDMAEAEKLFAPFKRLHTASEFPGSGIGLATVARIIWRHGGTIWAESEIGKGATFYFTLQ from the coding sequence GTGCAGAACAATTTAAATCAGCAGATTTTTGCTGAAAAAATCAAACACATCTATACTCTGGTCCCGGTTGGCCTAATAGCAACACTTGTAAACGGAACCATTGTCACAGCACTGGTTTATACCATTTCGCCTGAACCCATTGTACTGGTATGGTTTGCTGTTTTGCTCATTGCAGTGGCCCTGCGCAGCCTATTCACTTATCTTGGAGTCCGTTCTATAGAAAAACAGGAACATATCATGCTTTGTGCCACTGTGCTGAGTGCAGGGTTTGCACTTTCAGGTGTCATCTGGGGCTCTGCAGCCTTTTTTATGCTCCTGCACCGCTCTTCACCTCTTACACTTTTTGTTGCCTTTTTGGTAGGGGGGATGGCTGCCGGCGCTGCCGCTACCTATTCAGCTCTTCGCCCCACCTATTACGCATTTATTTTACCCGCTGTTATACCACATATTATTCTGTTTCTTTTCTCCGGGACACACGCCTTTATGATAATCGCAGGCATTCTGCTTTATTTTATTGTTCTCGTAAGTATCTCTGCGGAATCCAACAGAAAAATTATCGATAATGCACTGCGCCTGAGATTTGAAAAGGAAAAACTTGCCAGACTTGTATCAGATGAGCGTAACCGGATTAACAGGTCGAATAAAGCATTGAAATATGAGATCAAAAAACGGAAAAATGCAGAAAAAAAGCTTAAACAGAGCTACAAGGAGCTCGAATATAAAGTAGCTCAAAGAACCGAAGAACTAAGTAAATCAAACAAAAGGCTGGAAGAACTAAACCGTGAACTAACCTACTTTTCCCATTCCGTTTCACACGACCTCCGATCCCCCCTTTTCAGTATCAATGGATTCAGCAAAGCACTGGGGGAAGAATTAGAGGGAAAAATGGATGATACAGCCAAATACTACCTCTCACTGATTCAGAAAGCTGTAAAACGAATGGGTGAACTCATTGAAGACCTTCTCATGTTTTCAAAAGCCAGTCAGAGCGAAATACAAAAATCCGAGGTTAACCTGAGTGAAATAGCACTCGATATTATCAAAAACCTACAAAACCAGGATCTCAAAAGACGTATCAGATTTGTATCTAACCCTCAGATAATTTCCAGATGTGACCCTAAGCTTATACGAATAGTATTGGAAAATCTGCTGAGCAATGCCTGGAAATTCACGGGTAAAACAGAAAATCCCCAAATCCAATTCGATATGCTCATAAAAGATAATACTACAGTGTACTACATCCGCGATAATGGTGCCGGATTCGATATGGCAGAAGCAGAAAAACTGTTCGCCCCATTCAAAAGATTACATACGGCTTCAGAATTTCCGGGCTCAGGGATTGGTCTGGCAACCGTAGCCAGAATTATATGGCGACATGGCGGCACAATCTGGGCTGAATCTGAGATAGGTAAAGGTGCTACCTTCTATTTTACACTTCAATAA